From Gemmatimonadota bacterium, one genomic window encodes:
- a CDS encoding ATP-dependent 6-phosphofructokinase yields MSVKRVGILTGGGDCPGLNAVIRAIVRKGIMVYDYDMTGVQEGWRGMLEGLSAPLDLDAVSGILPRGGTILGSSRTNPYQDGADGGALVRTGMDKMGLDALIAIGGDDTLGVAHQLTDQGIKVVGVPKTIDNDLDGTDQTFGFDTAINIVMEAIDRLHTTAESHNRVMVVEVMGRHAGWIAVEAGIAGGADVILIPEVPFDMDDVCDTIRKRHARGKTFSIVVVAEGAKLDDDSMVLQSQEKDAFGHVRLGGIGNMLSDEIERRTGYESRATVLG; encoded by the coding sequence ATGTCTGTAAAACGCGTTGGCATACTTACAGGTGGCGGCGATTGCCCAGGTCTCAATGCAGTAATCCGCGCGATTGTACGCAAAGGCATTATGGTTTATGATTACGATATGACGGGTGTGCAAGAGGGATGGCGAGGAATGCTTGAGGGGCTGTCAGCGCCTCTGGATTTGGACGCTGTTTCGGGGATTTTGCCGCGCGGGGGCACGATTTTGGGATCGTCGCGGACAAATCCGTATCAAGATGGTGCAGATGGCGGTGCGCTCGTGCGGACGGGGATGGATAAAATGGGTCTGGACGCGCTGATTGCCATTGGGGGCGATGATACGCTTGGTGTGGCTCATCAGCTCACAGATCAGGGTATCAAAGTGGTCGGTGTGCCCAAAACCATTGATAATGACCTGGATGGCACAGACCAGACGTTTGGTTTTGATACGGCGATTAATATTGTGATGGAGGCGATTGACCGTCTGCATACAACGGCTGAATCTCACAACCGCGTGATGGTTGTCGAGGTCATGGGCCGCCACGCCGGTTGGATTGCCGTGGAGGCTGGTATTGCGGGGGGGGCAGATGTGATTCTGATTCCCGAAGTCCCCTTTGATATGGATGACGTTTGCGATACCATCAGAAAACGCCATGCCCGAGGGAAGACATTCAGTATTGTCGTGGTTGCTGAAGGTGCCAAGCTCGACGATGACAGTATGGTGTTGCAATCTCAGGAAAAAGATGCATTCGGGCATGTTCGCCTGGGGGGCATTGGCAATATGCTGAGTGATGAAATTGAGCGGCGCACCGGATACGAAAGTCGCGCAACCGTGCTGGGACA